The Streptomyces sp. NBC_01353 genome contains a region encoding:
- a CDS encoding FtsX-like permease family protein: MTVLKTSLRNFFAHKGRMALSAVAVLLSVAFVSGTLVFTDTMNTTFDKLFSSTASDVTLSPKDAAVDDETPQTGRPETLPASLVEKVRKAEGVKAAQGSVISLSVTVVDSRDNNVGPTSGAPTIAVNWSSNELRSVDVASGHEPRGPTEVMVDAGTAEKHKLKIGDELRTIAVTGDFKAKISGIVEFKVTNPGATVVYFDTATAQRELLGKEGLFTQITADAESGVSDEKLKSNVVAAVGGGYTLQTAAEVADAGREDVAGFLDVMKYAMLGFAGIAFLVGIFLIVNTFSMLVAQRTREIGLMRAIGSSRKQVNRSVLVEAVLLGVVGSIAGVAAGVGLAIGLMELMSSMGMELSTEDLTVKWTTPAVGLLLGIVVTVLAAYIPARRAGKVSPMAALRDAGTPADGRAGLVRGGLGLLLTLGGGAALWTATQAEKASAGSLWLGLGIVLSLIGFIVVGPLLAGGVVRVLGTIVLRIFGPVGRMAERNALRNPRRTGATGAALMIGLALVACLSVVGSSMVASATEELDRSVGADFIIQSSNGQPVMPQAQAAVEKTPGLSHVTEYTWVEATITDPRGKPVEKGLVAAEPTYAQDLRRDTTAGELSAAYGANAMSVGSDYATEHGVKVGDELTVAFKGGDSAKLKVAAITSDENNVDKGVMYTNITTAAQHLSADKRPKSMIMFATAEDGKEKEAYAALKDSLAAYPQYKVQNQADYKQDLKDQVGQLLNIVYGLLALAIIVAVLGVVNTLALSVVERTREIGLMRAIGLSRRQLRRMIRLESVVIALFGALLGLALGMGWGTAAQKLLALEGLGVLEIPWPTILTVFVGSAFVGLFAALVPAFRAGRMNVLNAIATE; encoded by the coding sequence ATGACCGTGCTCAAGACCTCGCTGCGCAACTTCTTCGCACACAAGGGCCGCATGGCGCTCTCCGCCGTCGCCGTCCTCCTGTCCGTGGCGTTCGTGAGCGGCACGCTGGTGTTCACGGACACCATGAACACCACCTTCGACAAGCTCTTCTCCTCGACCGCCTCCGACGTCACGCTCAGCCCCAAGGACGCGGCGGTCGACGACGAGACCCCGCAGACAGGCCGCCCCGAGACCCTGCCCGCCTCCCTCGTGGAGAAGGTCCGCAAGGCCGAGGGCGTCAAGGCCGCCCAGGGGTCGGTCATCTCCCTGAGCGTGACCGTCGTCGACTCCCGCGACAACAACGTCGGACCCACCAGCGGCGCTCCGACGATCGCCGTCAACTGGAGTTCCAACGAGCTGCGTTCGGTGGACGTGGCCTCCGGCCATGAGCCGCGCGGCCCCACCGAGGTGATGGTCGACGCCGGCACCGCCGAGAAGCACAAGCTGAAGATCGGCGACGAGCTGCGCACGATCGCCGTCACCGGCGACTTCAAGGCGAAGATCTCCGGCATCGTCGAGTTCAAGGTCACCAACCCCGGTGCCACCGTCGTCTACTTCGACACCGCCACCGCGCAGCGTGAACTCCTCGGCAAGGAAGGCCTGTTCACCCAGATCACGGCCGACGCCGAGTCCGGGGTCAGCGACGAGAAGCTGAAGAGCAACGTCGTCGCCGCGGTCGGCGGCGGCTATACGCTCCAGACGGCGGCCGAGGTCGCCGACGCGGGCCGCGAGGACGTCGCCGGCTTCCTCGACGTCATGAAGTACGCGATGCTCGGCTTCGCCGGAATCGCCTTCCTCGTCGGCATCTTCCTCATCGTCAACACCTTCTCCATGCTGGTCGCCCAGCGCACCCGCGAGATCGGCCTCATGCGGGCCATCGGCTCCAGCCGCAAGCAGGTCAACCGTTCCGTCCTCGTCGAGGCGGTCCTCCTCGGTGTCGTGGGCTCGATCGCCGGTGTCGCGGCCGGCGTCGGACTCGCCATCGGCCTCATGGAACTCATGTCCTCCATGGGCATGGAGCTGTCCACCGAGGACCTGACCGTGAAGTGGACGACGCCCGCCGTCGGTCTCCTCCTCGGCATCGTCGTCACCGTCCTCGCCGCGTACATCCCGGCCCGGCGGGCCGGCAAGGTCTCCCCGATGGCCGCTCTGCGCGACGCCGGCACCCCGGCCGACGGCAGGGCCGGCCTGGTGCGGGGCGGGCTCGGCCTGCTCCTCACGCTGGGCGGCGGCGCCGCGCTGTGGACCGCCACGCAGGCGGAGAAGGCCTCCGCCGGCTCCCTCTGGCTCGGCCTCGGCATCGTCCTCTCCCTCATCGGCTTCATCGTCGTCGGACCGCTCCTCGCGGGCGGCGTCGTCCGGGTCCTCGGCACGATCGTCCTGCGGATCTTCGGCCCGGTCGGGCGGATGGCCGAGCGCAACGCGCTGCGCAACCCGCGCCGTACGGGTGCCACCGGCGCCGCCCTGATGATCGGGCTCGCCCTCGTCGCCTGCCTGTCGGTGGTCGGCTCGTCGATGGTCGCCTCGGCCACCGAGGAGCTGGACCGCTCGGTCGGCGCGGACTTCATCATCCAGTCCAGCAACGGGCAGCCGGTCATGCCGCAGGCCCAGGCCGCCGTGGAGAAGACACCCGGCCTGAGCCACGTCACCGAGTACACCTGGGTCGAGGCGACGATCACCGACCCGCGGGGCAAGCCCGTGGAGAAGGGCCTGGTCGCCGCCGAACCGACCTATGCGCAGGACCTGCGGCGCGACACCACCGCCGGTGAGCTCTCGGCCGCGTACGGCGCGAACGCGATGTCCGTGGGCAGCGACTACGCCACCGAACACGGCGTGAAGGTCGGCGACGAGCTGACCGTCGCCTTCAAGGGCGGCGACAGCGCGAAGCTGAAGGTCGCGGCGATCACCTCGGACGAGAACAACGTCGACAAGGGCGTGATGTACACCAACATCACCACCGCGGCGCAGCATCTGTCCGCCGACAAGCGGCCGAAGAGCATGATCATGTTCGCGACGGCCGAGGACGGCAAGGAGAAGGAGGCGTACGCGGCCCTGAAGGACTCGCTCGCCGCCTACCCGCAGTACAAGGTGCAGAACCAGGCCGACTACAAGCAGGACCTGAAGGACCAGGTCGGCCAGCTGCTCAACATCGTGTACGGCCTGCTCGCCCTCGCGATCATCGTCGCCGTGCTCGGCGTGGTGAACACGCTTGCCCTGTCGGTGGTCGAGCGGACCCGGGAGATCGGCCTGATGCGGGCCATCGGCCTCTCGCGCCGCCAGCTGCGCCGCATGATCCGCCTGGAGTCGGTGGTCATCGCCCTCTTCGGTGCCCTGCTCGGCCTCGCCCTGGGCATGGGCTGGGGCACGGCGGCCCAGAAGCTGCTGGCCCTGGAGGGCCTCGGGGTCCTGGAGATCCCGTGGCCGACGATCCTGACGGTCTTCGTGGGCTCGGCGTTCGTGGGCCTGTTCGCGGCGCTGGTCCCGGCGTTCCGCGCGGGCCGGATGAACGTCCTGAACGCGATCGCGACCGAGTAG